In the Juglans microcarpa x Juglans regia isolate MS1-56 chromosome 6D, Jm3101_v1.0, whole genome shotgun sequence genome, one interval contains:
- the LOC121234465 gene encoding putative transferase At4g12130, mitochondrial has protein sequence MHRFKSSLRYPKFAAYSFVSKRFSHLETAGPLASLLGSRSVVRFRGPDTLKFLQGLLTNDVRRFGEPLGERTSTFPTPNLPALSVPPMYAALLTPQGRFLYDLFLYMPPRPEAKLDRNGSGPGSNSDESFQLFADVDATVLDELLQTFRKYRLRSKVEIENVAEDFSCWQRYGGNLSEKSLSAEEPEAASVGWGGGVDRTGVSASRGVNLGWQWFKDPRLDSLGFRGIFPSDTIPPLVEADKKTDEQNYLLWRLQKGVAEGSTEIPKGEAIPLEYNLVGLNAISFDKGCYVGQELVARTHHRGVIRKRAVPLRFLTDSGEEVEQKVAPGSEVKDDSSHKKVGTVTTALGCRGLGLLRLEDAFKGSGALIIQGREDVKVEAIRPDWWPAEWFQEHQQHSAVA, from the exons ATGCACCGCTTCAAATCCTCTCTTCGGTATCCCAAATTCGCTGCATACAGTTTCGTATCAAAACGTTTCTCTCACCTCGAAACCGCCGGGCCCCTGGCCTCGCTCCTCGGGTCCCGCTCTGTGGTCCGCTTCCGAGGTCCTGATACTTTGAAGTTCCTCCAGGGCCTGCTGACGAACGATGTACGGAGGTTCGGTGAACCTCTGGGCGAGAGAACCTCGACCTTTCCCACGCCCAATTTGCCCGCCTTGTCTGTCCCGCCCATGTACGCCGCGCTCTTGACTCCTCAAGGAAGGTTTCTGTACGACCTGTTCTTGTACATGCCGCCGAGGCCTGAGGCCAAGCTCGATAGGAACGGTTCCGGACCCGGTTCGAACTCGGACGAGTCGTTCCAGCTGTTTGCGGATGTGGATGCAACTGTTTTGGATGAGCTCTTGCAGACCTTCAGGAA ATACCGATTAAGGTCTAAGGTTGAGATTGAGAATGTCGCAGAAGACTTCTCTTGCTGGCAGCGTTATGGTGGGAACCTTTCTGAAAAGTCGTTATCTGCAGAAGAACCAGAGGCTGCCAGTGTTGGCTGGGGTGGTGGTGTTGATCGCACTGGAGTGTCAGCTTCACGTGGAGTTAATCTTGGATGGCAATGGTTTAAGGATCCCAGATTGGATTCTCTTGGTTTCAGGGGGATCTTCCCATCGGACACGATAC CACCTTTGGTCGAGGCTGACAAAAAAACAGATGAACAGAATTATCTACTCTGGAGGTTGCAGAAGGGAGTTGCAGAAGGCTCGACTGAGATTCCAAAAG GAGAGGCAATTCCACTTGAATACAATCTTGTGGGTCTGAATGCAATAAGCTTTGACAAAGGGTGCTACGTGGGCCAAGAGCTTGTTGCTCGTACGCATCACCGGGGTGTCATTCGTAAGCGTGCAGTTCCTTTAAGGTTTCTCACTGACAGTGGAGAAG AGGTGGAGCAGAAAGTCGCTCCTGGCTCAGAAGTAAAGGACGATAGCTCCCACAAGAAGGTTGGTACGGTGACAACTGCACTAGGGTGTCGTGGGCTGGGACTTCTGCGGTTGGAGGATGCCTTCAAAGGATCGGGTGCATTGATTATACAAGGACGCGAGGATGTGAAGGTCGAGGCTATTAGACCAGATTGGTGGCCTGCTGAATGGTTTCAAGAGCATCAACAGCACAGTGCTGTTGCTTAG
- the LOC121235246 gene encoding probable calcium-binding protein CML13 gives MGKDLSDDQVSSMKEAFTLFDTDGDGRIAPSELGILMRSLGGNPTQAQLKAIVAEEKLTAPFDFPRFLDLMAKHMKAEPFDRQLRDAFKVLDKDSTGYVSVSELRHILTSIGEKLEPSEFDEWIREVEVGSDGKIRYEDFIARMVAK, from the coding sequence ATGGGCAAGGATCTGAGCGATGACCAAGTGTCGTCCATGAAGGAGGCCTTCACGCTCTTTGACACCGACGGTGACGGCCGGATCGCCCCTTCCGAACTTGGGATCCTAATGCGGTCTCTTGGGGGAAACCCGACCCAGGCCCAACTCAAAGCCATCGTCGCCGAGGAGAAACTCACCGCGCCTTTCGACTTTCCTCGCTTCCTCGACCTCATGGCCAAGCACATGAAGGCCGAGCCCTTCGATCGCCAGCTCCGCGACGCTTTCAAGGTCCTCGACAAGGACTCCACCGGCTACGTTTCGGTCTCCGAGCTCCGACACATCCTCACCAGCATCGGCGAGAAGCTCGAGCCCTCCGAGTTCGACGAGTGGATCCGGGAGGTGGAGGTCGGGTCCGACGGGAAGATCCGGTACGAGGATTTTATAGCTCGAATGGTCGCCAAGTGA
- the LOC121234402 gene encoding maspardin: MKGALTVPGDYIHFKSLVPLHKIPIGIKQWRYYDFGPKVVPPLICLPGTAGTADVYYKQIMSLSMKGYRVISVDIPRVWNHHEWIRAFEKFLDAIDVHHIHLYGTSLGGFLAQLFAQHRPRRVRSLILSNSFLDTRSFSTAMPWAPIVSWTPSFLLKRYVLTGIRDGPHEPFIADSVDFVVSQVETLSKDDLASRLTLTVDTAAVGPLLLSDSFITIMDTNDYCAIPQQLKDELGERYPGARRAYLKTGGDFPFLSRPDEVNLHLQLHLRRVGVEARADLVQGISKGGSGGSHSEENDGREDPDDPPKDDGEPSEGRSTDGQLHPAPESSESHSSDEQLSHARASHLVNEDLAVLFLPHVREIFCLYLLPLYLGSLYITLNYCWKVKQEV, translated from the exons ATGAAAGGTGCTTTGACGGTGCCCGGAGATTACATCCACTTCAAGTCTCTGGTCCCTCTTCATAAGATCCCC ATTGGCATAAAGCAATGGcgatattatgattttggtcCAAAGGTGGTACCTCCTCTTATTTGTCTTCCTGGAACAGCAGGGACAGCAGATGTATATTACAAACAAATCATGTCATTGTCCATGAAG GGTTACCGGGTGATTTCTGTTGATATTCCACGAGTTTGGAATCATCATGAGTGGATTCGAGCATTTGAAAAGTTCTTGGATGCTATTGATGTTCATCAT ATACATCTATATGGTACGTCCCTTGGGGGCTTCTTAGCACAACTCTTTGCTCAGCATCGTCCAAGACGAGTTCGGTCATTGATACTATCCAATTCTTTTCTGGATACACGCAGTTTCTCTACTGCAATGCCATGGGCGCCCAT TGTCAGTTGGACCCCTTCTTTTTTGCTGAAACGATACGTCTTAACAGGAATTCGTGATGGTCCCCATGAACCATTCATTGCTGATTCTGTGGACTTTGTTGTTTCTCAG GTTGAAACACTCTCAAAGGACGACTTGGCCTCAAGGTTAACTTTGACAGTTGATACTGCTGCGGTTGGACCTCTGCTGCTTTCAGAttcttttataactataatgGAT ACAAACGACTACTGTGCAATTCCGCAACAACTCAAAGATGAACTGGGCGAGAGGTATCCTGGTGCAAGGCGAGCATATTTGAAAACTGGGGGAgattttccatttctttctcgTCCAGATGAAGTTAACTTACATCTTCAG CTGCACCTGAGACGGGTTGGTGTAGAAGCTCGGGCTGACTTGGTCCAAGGCATCTCAAAGGGAGGTAGTGGTGGAAGTCATAGTGAAGAGAATGATGGAAGAGAAGATCCTGATGATCCACCCAAGGATGATGGGGAACCTTCTGAAGGTCGTTCCACAGATGGTCAGCTGCATCCAGCTCCAGAAAGTTCAGAATCCCATAGTTCAGATGAACAACTCAGCCATGCGAGAGCCAGCCACTTGGTTAATGAAGATCTGGCGGTGCTTTTCTTACCTCATGTGCGGGAGATTTTCTGTCTATATTTACTTCCTCTTTATTTGGGGTCGTTGTACATTACTCTGAACTATTGCTGGAAAGTCAAACAAGAAGTGTAA